TGCCGCCGCGCTTTCTCATCACGGTACCGGTCAAGCCGGCCGCGTGGTACGCGGCCTGGCGCGAGCGCCGCATCGACCTGCTGGTGCTGACAGCGGGCCTGGCTGTGCTGGCGGTCGCGCTGTCGCTGCCGCGCCGGCTCAGCGCCAACGGCCGGCGCTTTGCCTGGTTTCGCCGCGTGTACCTGCTGTTCACGGCGGGATTTATTGGTTATTACGCGCAGGCGCAACTGTCCATCGTCAATCTCACCGGCGCGGCGCAGGCGCTGGTGGCGGGGCGCAGCCTGGGATTCCTGCTGTTCGATCCGATGACGGTGGCGCTGTGGGCTTTCGTGCTGGTATCGCTGCTGGTGTGGGGACGCGGCACGTTTTGCGGCTGGCTGTGTCCTTTCGGCGCGCTGCAGGAAATGACCGGCAAGCTGGCGCACCTGGCGCGACTTCCCCAGGTGCGGTCCAGCGCAACAGTTGACGCGCGCCTCAAGCGCCTCAAGTACCTGTTGCTGGCGCTGGTCATCGGCACGGCGGTATCGGACGGGTTCCTGATCGCCCATGTCGAGACGTGCCGGGTAGCGGCATGTTGTTGCGATAGTGTGCCGGGATTGAGCAGCGCTGGCTGGACGGCGCAGCAAGTCGCCGCTGCGATTGACGCCGTGGTGGAACTGGAACCGTTCAAGACCGCCATCACGCTCAATTTCGTGCGCCACTGGCCGTATGTGCTGTATGCGGCGGTGCTGCTGGTGGTGAGCGCGTTCGTCAACAAATTCTTTTGCCGCTACCTGTGCCCCCTGGGCGCCACGCTGGCGGCGCTGGGGCGCTTCCGGCTGTGGAACTGGCTGCCGCGCCGCGCCGAATGCGGCACGCCGTGCCAGACCTGCCGCCACCGCTGCGATTACCAGGCCATCAAGCCCGATGGCGCAGTGGTGTACGCGGAGTGCTTCCAGTGCATGGATTGCGTGGTAATCCACGAGAGCGACGACAAATGCGCACCGCGCCTGCTGGCGCGCAAGCGCGCACGCAGCATCCCCATTCATCCTCGGCGCCATCGGCTCCAGCGTTGCCTGCGCCTGGTCGGCGGGCGGCCGCCTGCATACCGGCACGGCGCTGGCGTTTGGCACCATCATTAATATCGCCGTGGTCCATGCCGACGAAAAGCTGGCACGGCGCGCGATCAATGCGGCACTGGACGCGGCGCAGCAGGTCGATCGCCTGATGAGCATTTATCACGCCGACAGCCAGGTATTCCGGCTGAACCGCGATGGCGTGCTGCAGCCGGATCCGCAACTGCTGGCGGTGCTGGAACAGGCGCGCGGCTTGTCGCTGCTGACCGATGGCGCGTTCGACATCAGCGTCCAACCGTTGTGGCATGCATACAGTGTGGCAGCCGCACGCGGCACGTTGCCCGATGCGCAGCAACAGGACCGGGCGCTGGCGCTGGTGGACTGGCGCGGAGTCAAGTCCAGCAAGAGCCGCATCGAGCTGGCGCGACCCGGCATGGCGGTCACCCTCAACGGTCTCGCGCAGGGCTATGCGGCCGATGTGGCGTTGGCGGCTGTGCACGCACATGGTATCGAGCACGCGTTGCTCGATACGGGAGAATTCGCCGCCCGTGGCCGCAAGCACGGCCAGCCCTGGACCCTGGGCGTGCGCGCGCCGCGCGACCCGCAGGCGCTGGCAGCCACCTTGCACCTCGATGGCCGCG
This is a stretch of genomic DNA from Duganella zoogloeoides. It encodes these proteins:
- a CDS encoding FAD:protein FMN transferase; translated protein: MVHADEKLARRAINAALDAAQQVDRLMSIYHADSQVFRLNRDGVLQPDPQLLAVLEQARGLSLLTDGAFDISVQPLWHAYSVAAARGTLPDAQQQDRALALVDWRGVKSSKSRIELARPGMAVTLNGLAQGYAADVALAAVHAHGIEHALLDTGEFAARGRKHGQPWTLGVRAPRDPQALAATLHLDGRAMATSGDYEMAFTPDYLHHHIFDPKAGCSPPQLASVTVLAHSAMLADGLSTACMVLGADKAMALAARLPGLDLLAIDKAGRAWRSAGFPPETA
- a CDS encoding 4Fe-4S binding protein encodes the protein MARKKLGFGAGSDASRIARVRPDLREAMTLRQLIDSGLVRHLRVTNGDIEKRYAHSDGARLDQDALDRPQDAFIDLYLALVSVPSVAHSLLTEESRRKLQPWIAAGESAVLVMSAGRHRVPGAEFVRGGIPDRLRLRQHQLPIDMRDLDLDLTLQPGSALPPGADVTVFRINSEAGLDPGAALYFTLPVVRSKGQFYPERITRELALDYRVPPRFLITVPVKPAAWYAAWRERRIDLLVLTAGLAVLAVALSLPRRLSANGRRFAWFRRVYLLFTAGFIGYYAQAQLSIVNLTGAAQALVAGRSLGFLLFDPMTVALWAFVLVSLLVWGRGTFCGWLCPFGALQEMTGKLAHLARLPQVRSSATVDARLKRLKYLLLALVIGTAVSDGFLIAHVETCRVAACCCDSVPGLSSAGWTAQQVAAAIDAVVELEPFKTAITLNFVRHWPYVLYAAVLLVVSAFVNKFFCRYLCPLGATLAALGRFRLWNWLPRRAECGTPCQTCRHRCDYQAIKPDGAVVYAECFQCMDCVVIHESDDKCAPRLLARKRARSIPIHPRRHRLQRCLRLVGGRPPAYRHGAGVWHHH